Below is a genomic region from Salvelinus fontinalis isolate EN_2023a chromosome 38, ASM2944872v1, whole genome shotgun sequence.
GCAGACAGGACAGCTCTGCATCTCCTGCATTGGACCATTTCCTAATTTAGCCTTTTTTTAAATTCATATTTTCCGTTCACTTGGTTTGTTGGTTGGTTGCACTGAGGCTGGCTTTGTGAGTTACCTGACATTATATTTCCATATTGAAATGACAGACATGGAGAAACCTGGACAGAATAAATACTTCCAGGGCTCTTTGGGCCATTTAAAATGCATTTCATCAAAGAAAAAGCAGTCTGCTTAAGTAATGTATACACAACTAATTttcatatacactgaacaaagttTAAACAACGTAAGATATTTGTCCCAtggttcatgagctgaaaaaaaaaatcccagacaTTTTTCATACAcacgaaaagcttatttctctcagattttgtgcacaaattttgtttacatccctgttagtgagcatttatcctttgctaagataatccagccacctgacaggtgtgtcatatcaagaagctgattaaaccgcattatcattacacaggtccaccttgtgctggggacaataaaaggccactttaaaatgagcagttttatcacacaacacaatgccatagatgtctcaagttttgaggcatggtgactgcaggaatgtccaccagagctgttgccagagacaTGAATGTTAATTTTTCtgccataaactgcctccaatgtcattttacagaatgtgccagtacatccaaccggcctcacaatcgcagaccatgtgtaaccacgcagGCCCattcacatccagcttcttcacctgcaggatcgtctgggtggggggtgctgaggagtatttctgtctgtagtaaagccattttgtggggagaaactaattctgattggctgggatttgctccccagtgggtgggcctggctgccaagggGGTGGACCTAtaccctccaaggcccacccatagctacaccctgcccagtcatgtgaaatccaatgattagggccaaattaatttctttcagttgactgattttcttatatgaacagtaactcagtaaagtctttgaaattgttgcctttcaatattgtaacgacccttaTAAGCGCGAATCCACGCTTAATAACCCTTCtactgttcatataaggaaatatgTTCAGCTCACTTGTCATTTCAGACGAGCACGCACACGGTGGGAAATAAGCAGCATGCACGCGCAAACTGTCTAGACTGGAGTTGGCTACTCCCTGCGCGGGACAAGTAGTAAACTGGTCGCTGGAATCCTTGTATTCTGTTTTATACAGGAATATTGAATGAAAAATATCCACAGAATGACAAGGCCAACTTAGCAGTAGCCATAGTTACATGTATTTAGACGGATAAATTCACATTTTATGAAGGAAGTGGACTCTTCTACGCAGACGGGTAAGAATATAGGTGCATAGTTCATGTTAACGTTTGCTAACCTAGCTAAactattttagctagctagtagctaacaTTAGTCCACGAACGTGTGGCTATGCAAATGTGTAAGACAAAATTGTCTTGTTTATGAATGATACATTGTGCATGTGAGCACCTGCTACATAGCCCAAATTAGTGAACATTTTCAAACTGGTTGAATTAGCCAGGTAACGTTAGTACTCCCacgttaacgttagctggctagctagctaaccacgcCACGTCAGTTGTGAGAACAGCATTTGGGGCGAGTCGATCATTTCAAAGAAACAAGCACACACAACGAGAACTTGAGAATCAATCGATATCACATTCATTCATGACTGATGTTGGTTGGCATGACAGTGTCAGCAGAAATGCGAACTCAGGGGCGTCATTGTCGGAAAGTGTGGGTCTTTTTGGAGCCTTTGTGTGGACTATTTTGAACGTTGCACCGACCACTAGTAGTATACTACACATCTGTCGCTGTAGCGATTAGTGAATTCGTGCAGATGGTGACGTCTGGATTAACAGTAGTTTGGGTAAGATACCCGTATATTCGTCTCCTCTTGCACTCCTTTCCAACAATGTCTGTCTATCCACCAACCCAGCCCTTCATGTGCGCGCAGCCCAGTAAGCCAATGTAATCTTCCTTTCTACTCCAATTGATCCCGTGTACTATGACGCACCAGCTGTCGCCCAGCCCCCTTGGGTTAATTCTGGTTTCCCGAACGGGAGTCATTTCCTTGACAACCACGCAACTTCATGCACTATTGATTTACCTCACTATTGGAGCCAGGAAAGGTCTGAAAACACCCTCTACAtgtcctgtctgtgtgttgtgttctacGTTTACTTCCAGTAGATTGCAGAGTCTGTCAGATGGTGAATAACCAGAGTGAGGTGAGCAGCTCGGAGCCCTGATGCCTGCTCTCCCTATTTGTGTCCAGAGGTGACTGAAGGAGGGAGGCATGTCTCTGCGGGAGTCCCCATTCCCCAACTGCTTTGTGGAGGGCCTCCATGCAGTGAGCTGGGGTCTCATCCTGCCCTGCTTCTGGTTCCTGGACCGCCTCATTGCCGTCTGCATGTCCACCAGCCTGGAACGCACCCAGCGGCAAGAGCAGGAGTGTTACCTCCACCCTCTCAAGGTGTTCTTCGGCTTCATCCTCTTCATCGCCCTCTTCCTGGTCACGGCTCCCCTGGCCTTCCTGGGGTTCCTGCTTTGGGCTCCCCTCCAGGCTGCCCGAAGGCCGTTCTCCTACCACCAGGAGTCGCCATCGAGGCCAGCACCAgccgaggagggagagaggaacctgGGCTTTGAGGCAGGGGCCAACAAGGCCACTTTTGGTTTTGCTACTGCCAACCTGTGCCTATTGCCGGACGGCATCGCGCGCTTCAACAACCTAGGGCACACGCAGCGCCGTGCCACCGCCATCGGCCGGAGCATCGTGCAGGGCGTGAACCGGCCACACATCCGCATCTTCGTGGACTCTCCCAGTAGCTGTGGCACCCTCAGCCCCTCCAGTAGCCTGCTCCCCGGCCCCTCCACCACCAGCCCTGCCTCATACGGCTCTACAGACCCAGCCTGCCAGCCACCATCCCAGGCCCATTCAGATGAGGACCAAGCTGACGGAGCGGTCCCAACAACGACGCCCCCCAAGCCCAGTGACTCAAACTATGTGGTGTACGTGCCCTGTGACGACACTGAGGAGTCTTCCCATTCTCCCGCCCCCGTcatcaacaccaaccacaacTCCAATCAGCAGGACCGGAAGGGCCACAGGAACCCTCCGCGGGCCCTACGCACTCAGGGGGTCGCGCAGCGCGGTCAGGCTGGGCCAGACGACGTGCCCTGGGaggtgtcctctctcttcccGGCCAACGTGGACATCCTGTGTCTGGAGGAGGTGTTTGATAAGAGGGCAGCTGTGAAGCTGACCAACACCCTGGGGCCCCTGTTCAACCACATACTGTATGATGTAGGGGTGTACGCCTGCCAGCCTCCTGGCAGCTGCTCCTCCTTTAAGTTCTTCAACAGCGGCCTGTTCCTGGCCAGCCGTTACCCAGTGCTGGAGGCCCAGTACCACTGCTTCCCTAACGGCCGGGGGGAGGACGCCCTGGCTGCTAAAGGCCTGCTCTCTGCCAAGGTACCACTCACCACAGAGGTCCTATTACATTACTAGAGGGGATGAAGTCAATGGGCTGATATTGGCAGCCATTTTGATTAAATTAAGGAGAAATACAGTTCTAATTTGTAATTCTATGCCACTCACTGTCATTATAGCTCTTGTCTTTCTCACCTCTCGCCTGCACTTAGGGTTTTTTCTGCTTATAATAACGTGAAATGTGGTTGTTTTTTTCCTACTAactttagttgaatgcactgactgtaagtctctctggagaaGAGTGTCTGGTAAATGACTCATGTAAATGTAGTGTCATCTGGTTGCCGTTAACGTTCCTACTGTATTGAGTTATTGTAATGATAACGGCCACTCCATTTTACCATGGCttaaacaacatcaacaacacagtTCATACCCTGTGGTGAAGTAATGGTTTGTGGGTGTTCCCAGGTGCTAGTTGGCCAGAATCAGAAAGAGAAGAAGCTGGTTGGATATTTTAACTGCACACACCTCCATGCACCTGAAGGCAAGTCATCTTCATTCATTTTTAAACTTAATCCAAAATGGCCGCCTCTTCTCTATTTACAGCACAACTTCTCACATAGCTCGTTATAATTGAGCTACTACTGTACATTGCATTGTATTAACACTGTTTATGCACTCTGAGGAAGGCACAAGGATGCcaaaacgttggtaaatacccattaaattgcagggagtttatacatggagtgtgcgactttctttattttgatagtttatagtttattagCCGTTAGTCAGCGCCTCCACACAAACTATTATTCTGGGcgtgcgccagctcatgttttttttaATCTCCACTGTTTATGCACACCACACATTTATATACCGGATTCCTGACATAGCGCACtgtaatatacagtgtctactgctgtacatatcactcTTAGTGTatctttttggtgtgtgtgtatatatgcacaGATTGCATTTGTTGTGTTTAGGTTCTGAACAGACAGAGTAAAAACTCAAACGGACGACTAGAGAAAAGCCACGTTTATTCAACCCACTGGGTGCCTCAGCTGCAAGCACAACATACAAGTACATATCTATACCTTCTGACTAGGAGTCACCTCCCTTTTATGACTAAGATAAACAATCCGTctctgttgctaggcaggaaCTAAATCTGTTCCTCTTACTGGTGTTGTCATGGCCCTGCATGAGTCTAGAACCTTCAGTAGCGCGTGTGTGTGATAGGACTGTAGTTAGCTGGTCTTCTGGGTGggcccctctgccccccccccccccccagagatttCTTCTCTCTTCTACTGTTCACCTTATTGAGTTCCACAGCAGCTGGCCTGCCTTGTCAGGTACTGAGACTAGACTGTTGTTCTGTACCTCCTTCCTTTAGAAATATTACTATTCAGCAATAACATGTTTAAACAGACAGAAACTTTCTGTACTTCCCATTGTCTCGCTCGGTAACTTTCCATAAAAAAAGTTCCTATTCTTCATTCATTGACCCCTAACATACAGTTATTTTATACATGTAAAGTAATCAATAAGGTCTAATATGGTGACAggaataagtatatttcaagcCAGAATCTGACAGTTAATTGGGTTTTCtaaaattgttttgttttttgttatttgtgtacttgtttgacatttttacTGCCCTGTTAAAAGCTAGtagtacaagcatttcactgcacccgcTGTAACATCTGCTTAactctgtatgtgaccaataaactttgatttgggaCGCAGTAATTATCTGTC
It encodes:
- the smpd5 gene encoding sphingomyelin phosphodiesterase 5, whose translation is MSLRESPFPNCFVEGLHAVSWGLILPCFWFLDRLIAVCMSTSLERTQRQEQECYLHPLKVFFGFILFIALFLVTAPLAFLGFLLWAPLQAARRPFSYHQESPSRPAPAEEGERNLGFEAGANKATFGFATANLCLLPDGIARFNNLGHTQRRATAIGRSIVQGVNRPHIRIFVDSPSSCGTLSPSSSLLPGPSTTSPASYGSTDPACQPPSQAHSDEDQADGAVPTTTPPKPSDSNYVVYVPCDDTEESSHSPAPVINTNHNSNQQDRKGHRNPPRALRTQGVAQRGQAGPDDVPWEVSSLFPANVDILCLEEVFDKRAAVKLTNTLGPLFNHILYDVGVYACQPPGSCSSFKFFNSGLFLASRYPVLEAQYHCFPNGRGEDALAAKGLLSAKVLVGQNQKEKKLVGYFNCTHLHAPEGEGEIRCEQLNMLTKWIQEFQVTNSKPDEVVVFDVLSGDFNFDNCSPDDSLEQRHSLFEEYRDPCRAGPGQEKPWVIGTLLEQPTLYHEDVRTPENLQRTLEREELRKQYISSPVALEGCPMVYPELGQPWVGRRIDYILYRESSISKHCRTEIEEFTFVTQLAGLTDHIPVGLRLNVFLDSDTAQSE